DNA from Streptomyces luteogriseus:
CCGCCTCCCAGACTCAGTCGCGGTTTCGGGGCGTCCGTACGACCCGTCTGGGGGCGGCGGCTTCCCGCGCGGTACGGGGCCGGCCAGGGCGCACCCGGGCCGGTGTAGCCCTGCTCGGCCGCCGCGTGCAGGGTCCAGTGGGGGTCGTAGAGGTGGGGGCGGGCCAGGGCGCAGAGGTCGGTGCGGCCCGCGAGGATCAGGGAGTTGACGTCGTCCCAGGAGGAGATCGCGCCGACCGCGATCACCGGGATGCCGGTGGTGTGGCGGATCCGGTCCGCGAACGGCGTCTGGTACGACCGCCCGAACTCCGGCCGCTCGTCCGCCACGACCTGGCCCGTCGACACGTCGATGGCGTCGGCGCCGTGCGCGGCGAAGGCCCGGGCGATCTCGACGGCGTCGTCGGCGGTCGTGCCGCCTTCGGCCCAGTCGGTGGCGGAGATGCGGACGGTCATGGGCCGCTCCCCCGGCCACACGTTCCGTACGGCGTCGAAGACCTCCAGCGGGAAGCGCAGCCGCTTCTCCAGGGAGCCGCCGTAGGCGTCGGTGCGCCGGTTGGTCAGCGGGGAAAGGAATCCGGACAGCAGATAGCCGTGCGCGCAGTGCAGTTCGAGCAGGTCGAAACCGGCCCGGGCGGCGCGGACCGCGCATGCCGTGAACTGCTCCCGGATGTCCGTGAGCTGGGCGCGGGACAGCTCGCGCGGTGTCTGGCTGTCGTCCTTGTACGGGAGCGCGGAGGGGGCCACGAGCGGCCAGTTGCCCTCTTGCAGCGGCTCGTCCATGCCCTCCCACATCAGCTTCGTGGAGCCCTTGCGGCCGCTGTGGCCGAGCTGCACGCCGATGGCGGTGCCGGGGGCCCGGTCGTGCACGAAGTCGGTGATCCGTTTCCATGCCTCGGCCTGCCGGCCGGTGTAGAGGCCGGCGCAGCCGGGCGTGATCCGGCCCTCCTCGCTGACGCACACCATCTCGGTCATCACCAGCCCGGCCCCTCCCAGCGCCCGGGCGCCCAGGTGGACGAGGTGGAAGTCGCCGGGGACGCCGTCGACGGCCGAGTACATGTCCATGGGCGAGACGACGACCCGGTTGCGCAGGGTCAGGCCGCGCAGCCGGAACGGCGTGAACATCGGGGGCGTGCCGGGCGGGCAGCCGAACTCGTGCTCGACCGTCTCCGTGAACCCGGAGTCGCGCAGCCGCAGGTTGTCGTGCGTGACGCGGCGGCTGCGGGTGAGCAGGTTGAAGGCGAACTGGCGGGGCGGCTGGTCCAGGTACAGGGCGATGTTCTCGAACCACTCCAGGCTGGCTCGGGCCGCGCGCTGCGTGGAGGCGACGACGGGGCGCCGCTCCGCCTCGTAGGCGGTCAGGGCCTCGGGCAGAGAGTCCCGCTCCTCCAGGCAGGCGGCCAGGGCCAGTGCGTCCTCGACGGCGAGCTTGGTGCCGGAGCCGATGGAGAAGTGGGCGCTGTGGGCGGCGTCCCCGAGGAGCACGATGTTGCCGTGCGACCAGCGGTCGTTGACGACCGTGCGGAACGTCGTCCACGTGGAGTTGTTCGACTTCAGGGGCCGGCCGCGCAGCGCCTCCGCGAAGAT
Protein-coding regions in this window:
- a CDS encoding bifunctional salicylyl-CoA 5-hydroxylase/oxidoreductase, giving the protein MERTIVDVPEGARGSAEYAATAARARQATNGRHPHTVLGHPLRVAIIGGGPGGLYAAALLKRLDPTREITVWERNAPDDTFGFGVVLSDETLGGIEHADPQVYEALQQHFTRWDDIDIVHRTHRHTSGGHGFAALGRKRLLEILHTRCRELGVGLRFRTEAPHDLPHTHDLVIAADGVHSATRETHADVFRPRVTTHRCRYIWLAADFPFDSFRFEIAETEHGVMQLHGYPYAPDASTVIIEMRDEVWHAAGFDELGEAESIERCGKIFAEALRGRPLKSNNSTWTTFRTVVNDRWSHGNIVLLGDAAHSAHFSIGSGTKLAVEDALALAACLEERDSLPEALTAYEAERRPVVASTQRAARASLEWFENIALYLDQPPRQFAFNLLTRSRRVTHDNLRLRDSGFTETVEHEFGCPPGTPPMFTPFRLRGLTLRNRVVVSPMDMYSAVDGVPGDFHLVHLGARALGGAGLVMTEMVCVSEEGRITPGCAGLYTGRQAEAWKRITDFVHDRAPGTAIGVQLGHSGRKGSTKLMWEGMDEPLQEGNWPLVAPSALPYKDDSQTPRELSRAQLTDIREQFTACAVRAARAGFDLLELHCAHGYLLSGFLSPLTNRRTDAYGGSLEKRLRFPLEVFDAVRNVWPGERPMTVRISATDWAEGGTTADDAVEIARAFAAHGADAIDVSTGQVVADERPEFGRSYQTPFADRIRHTTGIPVIAVGAISSWDDVNSLILAGRTDLCALARPHLYDPHWTLHAAAEQGYTGPGAPWPAPYRAGSRRPQTGRTDAPKPRLSLGGGGADGG